From Myxococcales bacterium, one genomic window encodes:
- a CDS encoding ORF6N domain-containing protein — protein sequence MSSSVPREYIEKRICLIRESKVMLDSDLEAPYDVETGALNRAFKRNRDRFPADVAFQLATLEKRYDLQFVACAPRSLQFSSPRVELLGGQGFPAMRRDPHP from the coding sequence ATGAGTTCATCGGTTCCACGTGAGTATATCGAAAAACGTATTTGTCTAATTCGAGAATCTAAGGTCATGTTGGATTCTGATCTGGAAGCGCCTTACGATGTAGAAACCGGCGCTCTGAATCGTGCTTTCAAGAGAAACCGAGATAGATTTCCAGCGGATGTTGCATTTCAACTTGCTACACTTGAAAAACGATATGACCTTCAATTCGTCGCATGCGCTCCTCGCTCACTACAGTTCTCCTCGCCGCGAGTCGAACTGCTCGGGGGGCAGGGATTCCCCGCCATGCGGCGGGACCCGCATCCGTAA